A genomic region of Exiguobacterium oxidotolerans JCM 12280 contains the following coding sequences:
- a CDS encoding NUDIX domain-containing protein — protein sequence MTVRKNIVYNVLFNETRDQLLMVKNIGPSYSYYTLPGGTVEAGETLPEAAIREAKEETGFDVEVGDLLHVSEAFFPQVDEHCLFFFFTAEIVGGVIGTVFPDEIEDITWVSIPDAVRYMRLEPEYEHILTKQQTVPYIFNGQITH from the coding sequence ATGACTGTACGGAAAAATATCGTCTATAACGTCTTATTCAATGAGACGCGGGATCAGCTGTTGATGGTCAAAAACATCGGCCCGTCGTATTCGTACTACACGTTACCGGGCGGGACGGTCGAAGCAGGGGAGACCTTACCGGAAGCCGCGATTCGCGAAGCGAAGGAAGAGACCGGTTTTGACGTCGAAGTCGGGGACCTGTTACACGTCAGTGAAGCCTTTTTCCCGCAAGTCGACGAACACTGCCTGTTCTTTTTTTTCACGGCGGAAATCGTCGGTGGTGTCATCGGGACCGTCTTCCCGGATGAAATCGAAGACATCACATGGGTTTCGATTCCGGACGCCGTCCGCTACATGCGGCTCGAGCCGGAGTATGAACACATCTTGACGAAACAACAAACGGTGCCGTATATCTTTAACGGGCAAATTACACATTAA
- a CDS encoding ABC transporter permease codes for MIPIIRNEFFQTIKSFKSVAIVLFFTLTSFLTATYLANHPELLGDGGNDSAYTSSIKFLIFFLGFLFVFAVSHDIVNRELDDQTIRLLVSKTSRFNIIAGKFLGSFLFWVCSISISFFVVTLYAKSTFFLDYLIVITVLFFITCLNVLLSTVLTRPGMTMFFGILLGILCPVLGFWAAFSNNWYLLPFKYLLPYYYVVESGGYLIVPFLLGLLFLTVAYFMFYRKDL; via the coding sequence ATGATTCCAATCATTCGAAATGAATTTTTCCAGACGATTAAAAGTTTTAAGTCCGTCGCAATCGTCCTATTTTTTACGTTAACCTCCTTTTTGACTGCCACTTATCTTGCCAATCATCCAGAACTGTTAGGAGATGGAGGCAATGACTCTGCCTATACATCAAGTATCAAGTTTTTAATTTTCTTTTTAGGTTTTCTGTTCGTCTTCGCCGTCTCGCATGACATCGTGAATCGAGAACTCGATGATCAAACGATTCGCCTGCTCGTCAGCAAAACGTCCCGTTTCAACATCATCGCTGGTAAGTTTCTAGGATCTTTTTTGTTTTGGGTTTGTTCGATTTCCATCAGTTTTTTTGTTGTAACACTCTATGCCAAGTCCACATTTTTTCTTGATTACCTGATCGTCATCACAGTCCTGTTCTTCATTACTTGCTTAAACGTCTTGTTGTCGACAGTTCTGACTCGGCCGGGCATGACGATGTTCTTCGGAATTCTATTGGGTATTCTCTGTCCCGTCCTCGGGTTTTGGGCTGCTTTTTCGAACAACTGGTACTTACTGCCCTTTAAGTATCTTTTACCGTATTATTATGTCGTTGAATCGGGCGGGTATCTCATTGTTCCATTTTTACTTGGTTTACTGTTTCTCACAGTGGCATACTTTATGTTTTACAGAAAGGATTTGTAA